The Nostoc sp. UHCC 0926 nucleotide sequence ACTGATTTTCACTACTATGAGCGATCGCTTCCCCGTTGCTTTCGTTTCCTCGTTTGTATTTTATGAGGGCGATCGCCCCTGGTACAGCTTTGACTCTAAGAATTTTTAAGTTACTTTCTGCCTCCAATTTGCATTTCTTGCTGGCGCATGGGCATAGCATCAATTTGTTTAAAATATTGCTGTCGCTTCGACTGGTGTAGTGTCTTGGCGCTTAACACACCGCGCACCGTCAAAATCGACATCAGCAACATAGCTCCTGGAACCCTTGCCACCTTATACTTTGACCTACTAGGCTTCGGTGCAAAAGATGGCAAAGTGATCATTGATAACGTCATACTACTAGACAAAGACCTGATTAGCCCAACAGCGATCGCGGAATAAAGATTTACGGAGCGGACTCCAAGCAGAGGTTGTCATGACTGCGGTATGCACGTATTTACTTCAGCATTCGAGGAGCCGGGCCACGAGTGGTATCCAGTCCTGATACTCGTGGTAGAGTGATCGTTTTGCCTGTTTGTGCCGCTTCGTAAATCAACGCTATTAGTTTTTGGTCTTGCAAGCCTTCTTCCCCAGGTGTATGGGGTTGCTTGTTTCCAATCACACAATCTGCCATGTGATCAATTTCCAAGGCAAACTGATTCTTCTCACCTATCCGCACTTCGCTGACGTTTTCTGCCATGCTGTTTGTTGGCGATTTGTGCGAAATCATCATCCGCAAACCGTTGTAAAAGAACCCCGGATCGAGTTGTGCCCAGGCATCAGAGCCGAAGACGCGAAACCGCCGCGCTTCGTGAAAGCCGTAGCTAGTGGAGCAAATCGCTAGCACTCCACTGGGAAACCGCAGCTGAAAGGTAACGCTTTCTTCCACCTCTTTAAAGCGTGGATCGCCAGGGGTGGTGAAGCTTTGGGCGCTAATTGCGATCGGTTCTTCTCCCGTCAAATAACGAGTTGCATTGAGGCAATAAACTCCTACATCTGGCAAACAGCCACCTCCAGCTAGAGCGCGTTTCAACCGCCACTGGTTTAAGTCACCGCCCTGATTTTGTCCGTTATCTGCCTGAATCACTTTCAGAGTTCCCAATTCTTTGCTGCGGATCATCTGAATCATGGCGCGATGGTGCGGCTCATACTGGCAGCGATAAGCAATCATCAGCTTGCGATCGGCTTGTTTGCACGCGTCGATCATCTGTTGAGCATCTTCGACCGTGGTTGCCATTGGCTTCTCACACAAAATGTGCTTCCCTGCTTTAGCACCACGCACCGTATATTCTCGATGCATACTGTTGGGCAATACAATATAAATTACATCAACATCTGGATTGTTGCGGAGATTGTCGTAATTCTGATAATTGTAAACGTTCTGCGGTTTAATGCCATACTGCTGGGCAACTTGATTCGCTTTGGCAGCATCGCTACTAACTAATGCAGTTGGCTTTGCTAGCTTACATTCTGCAAACGCAGGCATGATTTCTTCCAATGCCAGTCTGCCCAGTCCAACGATCGCAAATCCCAACCGTCGCTCTGGGGGCAATGCAGTCGGAGGCCCACCTGTATCGACCTCTGTCTTTTCCGAAATCGGCGCAAATTCAATCTGAGGCGGCAGAGTTCCTCCGTGTGGCGTGGCTTGCCCAGTCGGCTGTTGGGCGGTAACCTCTTCGCCCATACTACCAAGTGCGACGGCTGAAATGGCTCCTAATCCAGCAGTAGTCAGTATTTGACGACGAGAAAATTCTCCTTTAAACAATTCAGACATTGTGGTTCCTTAATGATGATATGTCGGATTTATACAAGTCCGCTTAAATAACTGTCAACATAATTCGTAATTGATAATTCCTAATTCGTAGTTGCAATTTAATTACGTTAGCGCAGCGTTATCCGCCTACTCCTGCAAAGAAGCAAGCTACGTGCAGCGTCTCGTAGAGAGCGTTATTACGAATTACAAATTAGTAATTATTTGGTCATTGCGATCGTTCGCTCTTAGTACAGCATTTCATTAATTCGTAGCAAATAAATGAAATGCCAATGTATCCGTCTACAATGCCAATGTGTCCGTCTGTAATGCCAATGCGTCCATCTGCAATGGCAATGTCTCCATCTGCAATGCAATGTATCTGTCTACAATGCCAATGCGTCCATCTGCAATGGCAATGTGTCCGTCTGCAATGGCAATGTGTCCCTCTGCATTTAAAAACGCTACGATTTATATGCGAGACTGTACCTAGCGTTCCCGCAGGGTAGGAAAGTAATCCCAAAAACCCTGCCATTGTGTCGTTTCACTCGTAATTGATTAATTACGTGTAATTCGCCGGACATCATATTACGGGGTACTGGTTGAAGTTGGGGTGCTAGTTGGAGTTGGGGTACTGGTTGAAGTTCCAGAATTAACAAGGGAACGAACCTGTTCCAGGTGTTCTTGGAGGGTTGGTAGCGCTTGAGCCGCAAATGCTTTCACGTCGGGATCTTGTCCCTTTTGAGCTTCACTTTGAAATGCAGCTACATCCTTTTCATGATCTTGAAGCATCACATTCAGATATTGGCGATCAAAGTTAGTACCAGATAGCTTAGATAAGCGTTGCTTAACTTGCTGATTTTTTCTACCAATAGTAGTTGGCAGCGTGACACCTTTTTGAGTCGCTAACTGTTTGAGTTGATCGTTCACTGGGGTGTGATCATCAACCATATGCTGTCCATACTGTTTTACTTCATTACTAGTTCCACGTTGTGATGCCAATTGTCCTAGTTGGACTTCTGCTAAACCCCCTTGAGCAGCTTCAGTCATGAACTTTTTGTCTGAAGAACTGAGGGAATTTTGCCCTGATGCAGTTGGTGACGCATTTGGTGATGGACTCTCTGTCCTTTGCACAGACTGAGCAGCTGGAACTTCTGATGTATTCTGGTCATGCGGAGTAGTTGGTGTGCAACCAGTCGCCATAGATAAAGCGATCGCTACTAAACCAGTTGAAAATATTTTGAAGTTAGGCATATCAATGTTTTCCTGAAATAAAAGTGTATTTTCTAATGCAGAAATTTGCAGTTATGATTCAACCGTCACTCCTGCTTCCAATTCCAAAGCTTTAATGAATGCTGATGCATTTTCTTCCCCCCATCCTTGATTAACTGCTGTTTTAATGGTTTCTCTGACAATTGCGGCAGCAGGCATTGGAGAATTTAAATCTTGGGCAAATCGAGCGATCAAATTGGCATCTTTGAGCAAATTCTTTAACGCAAAACTCGGCGTGAAATCGCGATTTACGAGCGTCTTGCCCATGCCGTCAAAAATCGGAGAGCGAAAATCTACCACATGCAGCACATCAAGAACGTCTTGTGTATTAAGTCCGGCTTTGGTTGCCAGAATCAGCGCTTCCCCTAACGCTTCGATTTGGGTTGCCACAATCGAATTACCGATGAGTTTCATCGATGCACCTTTGCCAGTGTCGCCTAGATAATGGATCGTTTCGCTCAACGGCTCTAAAATTGGTTTGACTTGCTCAAATACCTCCCGCTTGCCACCAACGACAATCCACAATCCCCCAGCGGCGGATTCGTTTTTACTGCCAAAAACGGGAGCATCAAGAAATTCGACCTGCTTTTCGGCATAGGCTGCGGCTTCTCGACGCGAGGTATCAGGATGAACTGTACTCATATCGATCGCAATTTGTCCCGATCGCACGTTCGATAAAATGCCATCTTTCCCAAAGACAACCTCTTCAATCGCATTGTCATTCGAGAGCGAGTAGAGAATCGCCTCGGCATTCTCTACGGCTTGTGCTGGTGTTTGTGCTTGTGTTGCACCTTGTTCAACCAGAGGTTTACAGGACTCTAGACTACGATTCCAAACGCTCAGATCGTAGCCCGCTTTGAGCAAGTTGGTTGCCATCCCACTGCCCATGATGCCGAGTCCCAAATACGCAATGCGTTTCATAATTATGTTCTAGATGGTATCTTACTTCAAGGAAATAGCGAGACTTTTAGCACACAGCAAGTGTGTTGAAGTCAGGCAGTTTGTACCCCCCTTCACATCATCGAAGTTTTGAAAATAAATACATCTTCCAATTGATAGACTCGCTAGCAATCAAGATAGAGACAGCAATAAATCACCTAGCTTTTTTAGGACTTACGCACACTCTACGAATTTTTGGCGTCCTTGGCGTCTTGGCGGTTCGATAGATTAAGCTTTTTAGCAATTCTTTGCGTAAGTCCTGTTTTTGTGAAAATGCATCAGTTAAGTAACAGCGTAGGCGTAGCCCGCACTTCTCTACGAGACGCTGCGCGTAGCTTACTTCCCTGTAGGGATACGGCATGGTTCGACTGCGCTCACCAGCCTCTCAGTGACCTCCGTAGACATCGCTGTTTGCATAAAAAAACAGTCAAATATAGTATTAATCTTTACCCAAGATAAGCTGGATTCATAGCTGTACTGTCATTTTGGGTTGTGGTCTTATATCGTTCGTACTGCCCTTTAGCCGCTGCCTCACGGGTACGCGCTAACAGTGCTGTAACTCGTGCCTGATCCATTGGCTTAAAGGTGCGGACTGCTTCAAACGCCTGGTCTAAAATTCTCATGCTATCGATGCCCGTAATTACGACTGAGGTTGGCAAATTCATTGCGTAGTGCAGGCACTCGATCGCACTAACAGTGTTGCTTCTGAGAATGTAAGACTCCCCGATCGATTTCATTCCTAGCACACCAATGTTGTTTTTCACTAGCACAGGTAAAACCTGATGTTCAAAACTTCTAAAATGAGCATCCATAACATTTAATGGCATCTGCACAGTATCGAAGCGGAAACCATTTTGTGTGGCAGTTTCCAACATCTGAAGGTGAATCAGGGGATTCTTGTGTCCTGTGAAACCGATATAGCGAATTTTGCCTGCCTTCTGCGCCTCGACGACTGCCTCCATCGCACCGCCAGGAGCAAAGATGCGATCAGGGTCTTCAAAGCGCAGTATTTCATGATGCTGCACTAAATCAATGTGATCGACCTGCAAATCTTTAAGCGATTCATCAATCTGCATCTTCGCAGCACCTTTAGTGCGACCATCGATTTTCGTCATTAGGAAGACCTTTTGGCGATAACCATCCTTAAGAGCATTTCCCATCCACCGATGGCTACGTCCATTATGATAGTCCCAAGAGTTATCCATAAAGTTGATGCCGCGATCAATGGCACTGCGGATCAGCTTGATACTTTCTTGCTCCTCTTCAATTTTTCCAATGTGAAACCCACCCAAGCCAATCGCAGATACTTGTTCTCCAGTACGTCCAAGGGTGCGATACAACATTTCGCCACGTCGAGTTGGAGTGGGTGTTTGGGCTAATAGTTGAGTCTTTTCATCAACAGGTTCTGTTTGAGCAAGGAGCGGCTGCAAAAATCCTTCCGAAACTGCAAGTCCTGCCGCTACTAATCCCGAAGCAGAAGCAGTTTTCAACAAGCTGCGTCTACTGATCTCCATAATTGTCTCCTACAAGTAACAACAGGAATGAGCCGTATAGTAGCACGGCAGTCTGCTACAAAGACTCTAACTAAGGAGTTGCTTTGTAAACATACACCGTAAGATGCATTCATAACGCAAGCCGATGCATTCACAATGTAAGCCGATGCATTCACAATGTAAGCTGATGCATTCACAATGTAAGTTGATGCATTCATAATGTAAGCCGATGCATTCATAATGTAAGCCGATGCATTCACAATGCAAGTCGATGTATTCACAATGCAAGTTGATACATTCACAATGCTTACCCTTTGTTTACAGCAGAATTCAAGTATTTGAACCACATCTGTCGTAGGGGCGCAAGGCCTTGCGCCCCTACCGCCTGGTCTATTAATCTGATATCGTTGGCGCAGCCTCTCGTAGAGAAGAGAAGCAACGCCAGCCCTTGCGATCGCTGTTTCGGCTGCGAATAGTCTTTTATCAATAAAATCGATTGATGCGTTCTGCACTATTCGGCGTTGCAGTTTATGAGAAATGCGATCG carries:
- a CDS encoding NAD(P)-dependent oxidoreductase encodes the protein MKRIAYLGLGIMGSGMATNLLKAGYDLSVWNRSLESCKPLVEQGATQAQTPAQAVENAEAILYSLSNDNAIEEVVFGKDGILSNVRSGQIAIDMSTVHPDTSRREAAAYAEKQVEFLDAPVFGSKNESAAGGLWIVVGGKREVFEQVKPILEPLSETIHYLGDTGKGASMKLIGNSIVATQIEALGEALILATKAGLNTQDVLDVLHVVDFRSPIFDGMGKTLVNRDFTPSFALKNLLKDANLIARFAQDLNSPMPAAAIVRETIKTAVNQGWGEENASAFIKALELEAGVTVES
- a CDS encoding Gfo/Idh/MocA family protein, with product MSELFKGEFSRRQILTTAGLGAISAVALGSMGEEVTAQQPTGQATPHGGTLPPQIEFAPISEKTEVDTGGPPTALPPERRLGFAIVGLGRLALEEIMPAFAECKLAKPTALVSSDAAKANQVAQQYGIKPQNVYNYQNYDNLRNNPDVDVIYIVLPNSMHREYTVRGAKAGKHILCEKPMATTVEDAQQMIDACKQADRKLMIAYRCQYEPHHRAMIQMIRSKELGTLKVIQADNGQNQGGDLNQWRLKRALAGGGCLPDVGVYCLNATRYLTGEEPIAISAQSFTTPGDPRFKEVEESVTFQLRFPSGVLAICSTSYGFHEARRFRVFGSDAWAQLDPGFFYNGLRMMISHKSPTNSMAENVSEVRIGEKNQFALEIDHMADCVIGNKQPHTPGEEGLQDQKLIALIYEAAQTGKTITLPRVSGLDTTRGPAPRMLK
- a CDS encoding aldo/keto reductase, with product MEISRRSLLKTASASGLVAAGLAVSEGFLQPLLAQTEPVDEKTQLLAQTPTPTRRGEMLYRTLGRTGEQVSAIGLGGFHIGKIEEEQESIKLIRSAIDRGINFMDNSWDYHNGRSHRWMGNALKDGYRQKVFLMTKIDGRTKGAAKMQIDESLKDLQVDHIDLVQHHEILRFEDPDRIFAPGGAMEAVVEAQKAGKIRYIGFTGHKNPLIHLQMLETATQNGFRFDTVQMPLNVMDAHFRSFEHQVLPVLVKNNIGVLGMKSIGESYILRSNTVSAIECLHYAMNLPTSVVITGIDSMRILDQAFEAVRTFKPMDQARVTALLARTREAAAKGQYERYKTTTQNDSTAMNPAYLG
- a CDS encoding DUF4142 domain-containing protein: MPNFKIFSTGLVAIALSMATGCTPTTPHDQNTSEVPAAQSVQRTESPSPNASPTASGQNSLSSSDKKFMTEAAQGGLAEVQLGQLASQRGTSNEVKQYGQHMVDDHTPVNDQLKQLATQKGVTLPTTIGRKNQQVKQRLSKLSGTNFDRQYLNVMLQDHEKDVAAFQSEAQKGQDPDVKAFAAQALPTLQEHLEQVRSLVNSGTSTSTPTPTSTPTSTSTP